A stretch of Cucumis sativus cultivar 9930 chromosome 2, Cucumber_9930_V3, whole genome shotgun sequence DNA encodes these proteins:
- the VDE gene encoding violaxanthin de-epoxidase, chloroplastic (The RefSeq protein has 1 substitution compared to this genomic sequence) — protein MKTVWPSSASASSSSPSFPPPSFTTNSFATPRRKVLCYQGILVDKIYSKYSCKSTSTGRFSKSRSLAIPSHRPEKTVLCEMKISKYKVDECFDFIFGKSLSFLQEWSQIQSVGIVVILTCTFMFIPSAQAVDALKTCTCLLKECRLELAKCISNPLCAANVACLQTCNNRPDETECQIKCGDLFENSVVDEFNECAVSRKKCVPMKSDVGDFPVPDPSVLVKSFNISDFSGKWFITSGLNPTFDTFDCQLHEFHVDNGKLVGNITWRIRTPDSGFFTRSTMQRFVQDPERPGILYNHNNEYLHYEDDWYILSSKVENKPDDYIFVYYRGRNDAWDGYGGAVVYTRSAVLPESIVPELERAANSVGRDFNKFIRTDNSCGPEPPLVERLEKTLESGEKTIVREVEQIEQEVEKEVEEIEKEVEKEVERVGRTEMSLIEKLGEGLKELQQDEEFFLRELSKEETDLLNELKMEANEVENLFGRALALRKLR, from the exons ATGAAAACCGTCTGGCCCTCCTCTGCCTCTGCCTCTTCATCTTCACCTTCATTTCCTCCTCCCAGCTTCACCACCAACTCTTTCGCCACTCCCAG GAGAAAGGTATTATGTTATCAAGGAATACTTGTGgataaaatatattcaaaatactCGTGCAAATCTACTTCGACTGGTAGATTTTCGAAGTCAAGAAGTTTAGCAATTCCCTCCCATAGGCCAGAGAAGACTGTCTTGTGTGAAATGAAGATAAGTAAATACAAG GTGGATGAATGCTTTGACTTCATTTTTGGAAAGTCATTAAGTTTTCTTCAAGAATGGAGCCAAATACAATCTGTGGGCATAGTTGTTATACTGACGTGCACATTCATGTTTATACCATCAGCCCAAGCTGTTGATGCACTAAAAACATGTACATGCTTACTGAAGGAATGCAG GCTTGAACTTGCCAAATGTATTTCAAACCCATTATGTGCTGCCAATGTTGCTTGTCTCCAAACCTGCAACAATCGACCTGATGAGACTGAATGCCAG ATTAAATGTGGTGACCTGTTTGAAAACAGTGTGGTGGATGAATTTAATGAATGTGCAGTATCACGAAAGAAATGTGTGCCTATGAAATCCGATGTCGGGGACTTTCCTGTACCCGACCCTTCTGTTCTTGTTAAGAGTTTCAATATATCAGATTTCAGTGGAAAGTGGTTCATCACTAGTGGCTTAAATCCCACTTTTGATACGTTTGATTGTCAGTTACATGAATTTCACGTGGACAATGGCAAACTTGTTGGTAATATAACATGGAGAATACGTACTCCAGATAGTGGTTTTTTCACTCGATCAACTATGCAGAGATTTGTCCAAGATCCTGAGCGTCCTGGCATACTCTACAACCATAACAATGAATATCTTCACTATGAGGATGACTG GTATATTCTATCAAGCAAAGTGGAGAACAAACCAGATGATTACATTTTCGTATACTATCGTGGTCGAAACGATGCTTGGGATGGGTATGGAGGAGCAGTTGTATACACAAGAAGTGCTGTACTGCCAGAAAGCATAGTTCCTGAGCTGGAAAGGGCAGCTAACAGTGTAGGGAGAGACTTCAACAAGTTTATAAGAACGGACAATTCATGCGGTCCCGAGCCACCACTTGTAGAAAGGCTAGAGAAGACATTGGAAAGTGGAGAAAAAACGATCGTTAGGGAAGTTGAACAGATTGAACAAGAGGTGGAGAAGGAAGttgaagagattgaaaaaGAGGTGGAGAAGGAGGTGGAGAGAGTAGGGAAGACAGAGATGTCATTGATTGAGAAGTTGGGAGAAGGTCTTAAAGAACTTCAACAGGATGAGGAATTTTTTCTTAGAGAATTATCAAAAGAAGAGACTGATCTTCTGAATGAGCTTAAAATGGAAGCAAATGAGGTTGAGAATTTGTTTGGAAGAGCACTTGCTCTTAGAAAACTAAGATAA
- the LOC101217109 gene encoding stearoyl-[acyl-carrier-protein] 9-desaturase, chloroplastic, with translation MALKLNSPLKLPSHNLPSIPLPHRRSPTLLMASSTLHSLSKSTEGSKKPNFPPREVHVQVTHSMPPQKMEIFKSLEDWAENNILVHLKPVESCWQPQDYLPDPESDGFYDQVKEIRERSKDIPDDYFVMLVGDMITEEALPTYQTMLNTLDGVRDETGASLTSWAIWTRAWTAEENRHGDLLNKYLYLSGRVDMKQIEKTIQYLIGSGMDPKTENNPYLGFIYTSFQERATFISHGNTARLAKEHGDFKLAQICGIIASDEKRHETAYTKIVEKLFEVDPDGTVMALADMMKKKISMPAHLMYDGQDNNLFEHFSSVAQRLGVYTAKDYADILEFLVSRWKIENLTGLSGEGRKAQDFVCGLPPRIRRLEERAQSRAKQAQRVPFSWIFGREIQV, from the exons ATGGCTCTCAAGCTCAATTCCCCACTGAAACTCCCATCTCACAATCTCCCTTCCATTCCCCTTCCCCATCGCAGATCTCCAACTCTCCTCATGGCCTCCTCCACTCTCCACTCTCTCTCCAA ATCGACTGAGGGATCAAAGAAGCCAAATTTCCCTCCCCGGGAAGTGCATGTCCAAGTGACTCATTCCATGCCACCTCAAAAGATGGAGATCTTCAAATCGTTAGAAGACTGGGCAGAGAATAACATCTTGGTTCACCTAAAGCCTGTTGAAAGTTGTTGGCAACCTCAGGATTATCTCCCAGACCCAGAATCTGACGGTTTCTACGACCAAGTCAAGGAAATAAGGGAGAGATCGAAGGATATTCCTGATGACTATTTTGTGATGTTGGTTGGTGACATGATTACCGAAGAAGCGCTTCCAACTTATCAGACAATGCTGAACACCCTCGATGGTGTTCGTGATGAGACGGGTGCAAGCCTCACCTCGTGGGCAATTTGGACAAGAGCATGGACTGCGGAAGAGAATAGACATGGTGACCTTTTGAATAAGTACCTTTACCTGTCAGGACGAGTCGATATGAAGCAGATTGAAAAGACCATCCAGTACCTTATTGGATCAGGAATG GATCCCAAAACCGAAAACAATCCATACCTTGGTTTCATCTACACCTCATTTCAAGAGAGGGCAACTTTCATCTCCCATGGAAACACTGCTAGGCTGGCCAAGGAACATGGTGATTTTAAGTTGGCACAGATATGTGGTATAATTGCATCTGATGAAAAACGTCATGAAACCGCATATACCAAGATTGTTGAGAAGCTCTTTGAGGTTGACCCTGATGGCACAGTTATGGCTTTAGCTGAcatgatgaagaaaaaaatttccatGCCAGCCCATTTGATGTACGATGGACAGGATAACAACCTTTTTGAGCACTTCTCATCTGTTGCTCAGCGGCTCGGAGTTTATACTGCTAAAGACTATGCTGACATTCTGGAGTTCCTCGTTAGCAGATGGAAAATAGAGAATTTGACAGGTCTCTCGGGTGAGGGACGCAAAGCACAAGATTTCGTGTGCGGTTTGCCGCCAAGGATTAGAAGGCTGGAAGAGAGGGCTCAAAGCAGAGCAAAACAAGCACAAAGAGTCCCATTTAGCTGGATCTTCGGTCGAGAAATACAAGTTTAA
- the LOC101217347 gene encoding uncharacterized protein LOC101217347, which produces MGLSPSSSTSISSSHYNIHKLFLLCNYILLGAASSCIFLTLSLRLLPSVCGFFIIFLHAFTIAGAVSGCAMASASTGRWFGVHMVFTVLTAIFQGSVTVLVFTRTADFLGELKSYVREEDGSVILKLGGGLSGLIFCLEWVVLVLAFCLKYYMYVEGNGNGEGLKRSAKVQQFEDSTWAAPFPV; this is translated from the coding sequence ATGGGTctttcaccttcatcttcaacCTCAATTTCTAGCTCACACTACAACATCCACAAGCTCTTCCTCCTCTGTAACTACATCCTCCTCGGCGCTGCCTCCAGCTGCATTTTCCTCACCCTCTCCCTCCGTCTTCTCCCTTCCGTTTGCggcttcttcatcatcttcctcCACGCCTTCACCATTGCCGGCGCCGTCTCTGGCTGCGCCATGGCATCCGCCTCTACCGGCCGCTGGTTCGGCGTCCACATGGTCTTCACCGTCCTTACCGCCATCTTCCAAGGCTCCGTCACCGTCCTCGTCTTCACTAGAACCGCCGACTTCCTGGGTGAATTGAAATCATATGTCCGAGAGGAAGATGGATCGGTGATTTTGAAGTTGGGCGGCGGATTGAGTGGATTGATCTTTTGTTTGGAGTGGGTTGTTCTTGTTCTTGCGTTTTGTTTGAAGTATTATATGTATGTCGAAGGGAATGGAAATGGTGAGGGTTTGAAGAGAAGTGCTAAGGTTCAGCAATTTGAAGATTCAACTTGGGCAGCACCATTTCCTGTTTAG